A single window of Paracoccus albus DNA harbors:
- a CDS encoding 2-hydroxyacid dehydrogenase: protein MTRVVFLDPTTSQRLDLMRSHLPEGWRLDNATARDSDTQMAAIEGADFAIASDVAVTGAMMATPGLKGIHKWGVGYDGIDLEAARKHGVRVMRLTGSNAIAVAETTLALILSVNRNIVRGHVGIHNGDWLKAQLAPTATTLSGQTVGIVGMGYVGKALARLLKGFGCRVLYSKRTPLSAEEEAETGASHALLDDMLVAADVVTLNCELNDSTRNLIDRDKLALMKPDAILVNAARGGVLVEQDLADAIQQGKLRGAGVDVFSIEPIQPDNPLMNLDRVILTPHVAAGSSAGFARSIQRMMDNMLAVHEGRMPNEIDILV from the coding sequence ATGACCCGCGTCGTATTTCTGGACCCGACAACCAGCCAGCGGCTGGACCTCATGCGCAGCCACCTGCCCGAGGGGTGGCGACTTGATAACGCAACCGCCCGCGACAGCGACACACAGATGGCAGCCATAGAAGGGGCAGATTTCGCTATTGCCAGTGACGTCGCCGTGACCGGGGCGATGATGGCAACGCCCGGCTTGAAGGGCATCCACAAATGGGGCGTCGGTTATGACGGCATTGACCTTGAGGCGGCGCGAAAGCATGGCGTGCGCGTCATGCGGCTGACAGGTTCCAACGCCATTGCGGTGGCAGAAACGACGCTTGCCCTGATCCTTTCGGTCAATCGCAATATCGTTCGCGGCCATGTTGGTATCCACAACGGGGACTGGCTGAAGGCGCAGCTTGCGCCGACCGCCACGACACTGTCGGGTCAGACTGTCGGCATTGTCGGCATGGGCTATGTCGGCAAGGCACTGGCACGGCTTCTGAAAGGGTTCGGCTGCCGGGTGCTTTACAGCAAGCGCACCCCGCTTTCCGCCGAGGAAGAGGCCGAAACCGGCGCAAGCCACGCGCTGCTTGACGATATGCTGGTAGCCGCGGACGTTGTGACGCTGAATTGCGAGTTGAACGACAGCACGCGCAACCTGATTGACCGTGACAAGTTGGCGCTGATGAAGCCCGATGCCATTCTGGTCAACGCGGCAAGAGGCGGAGTTTTGGTCGAGCAGGATCTGGCCGACGCGATACAGCAGGGCAAGCTGCGCGGCGCGGGTGTCGATGTGTTTTCAATCGAACCGATCCAGCCCGACAATCCACTGATGAACCTTGATCGTGTCATCCTCACGCCGCATGTCGCCGCGGGCTCTTCGGCCGGGTTTGCAAGGTCCATTCAGCGAATGATGGACAATATGCTTGCCGTGCACGAAGGGCGCATGCCGAATGAGATAGACATCCTCGTCTGA
- the ggt gene encoding gamma-glutamyltransferase codes for MADKLTYDDKTLPFTCEKRPASGALGVVVTNSPLGSAAGNEMLAAGGNAIDAAVAALFTLTVVEPMMVGIAGGGISHLRLSDGHHVVIDAMSTAGQMARPDMFAPLSDAGPNYMEVADLRNTIGPSAVAVPGNLRGWCLMHERFGKLPFADVVEPAIRAASRGFTVSHYLNGALREHEQDLRNDSVISALFLPNGQPVTPGTRLTMADYADSLRIIQRDGDTALHGGELGQALIDSMKARNGAVGHLTMEDLTAFRAIEREAIFGDYRGHTIAGPPPPASSGVHIVQMLNLLEQHDIAAMGFGSAELLHLLAEVMRIGFEDRRAASGDPDFVDVPVARYTSKEYAQSSQSRIRGNGGSTQPPARPAHESRDTTHLTVADRDGNIVCATHTINGLFGARYMVPGTGIIPNNYMLNYDPHPGHALSIAPGKRVPTSMAPMIALRDGRPCFALGLPGAVRIFPSAMQAISNIIDHGMSLQQAVEAPRIWTDGHHVELEPAYASMRDVLTDRGHDVRLVKTIGGGMNAIGFSDDGMMTGAACWRADGTVMAQGGGLARPGVRFKI; via the coding sequence ATGGCCGATAAGTTGACCTACGACGACAAGACCCTTCCCTTCACCTGTGAAAAGCGCCCAGCCTCTGGTGCACTTGGCGTGGTTGTGACCAACTCACCCCTCGGTTCGGCCGCCGGGAATGAGATGCTGGCGGCCGGTGGAAACGCGATTGACGCTGCAGTGGCGGCATTGTTCACCCTGACGGTGGTGGAGCCGATGATGGTCGGCATCGCAGGCGGCGGTATTTCGCATCTGCGGCTGTCCGATGGCCATCACGTCGTCATCGACGCCATGTCGACCGCAGGCCAGATGGCGCGACCCGACATGTTCGCCCCGCTCTCTGACGCTGGCCCAAACTACATGGAGGTCGCAGATCTTCGAAACACTATCGGACCATCCGCAGTTGCCGTACCGGGCAATCTGCGCGGCTGGTGCCTGATGCATGAACGCTTTGGCAAGCTGCCTTTCGCTGACGTTGTCGAACCTGCGATCAGGGCCGCGTCGCGTGGCTTTACCGTCAGCCATTACCTGAACGGCGCCCTGCGCGAGCATGAGCAGGACCTTCGGAACGATTCGGTCATATCGGCGCTGTTTCTGCCCAATGGGCAGCCCGTGACACCCGGAACGCGGCTGACGATGGCGGATTATGCTGACAGTCTGCGCATCATTCAGCGCGACGGCGATACCGCCCTGCATGGCGGAGAACTCGGTCAGGCTCTGATCGACAGCATGAAGGCACGCAACGGCGCTGTCGGCCACCTTACCATGGAAGATCTGACAGCCTTTCGCGCGATAGAGCGCGAGGCGATCTTCGGCGACTATCGCGGCCATACCATCGCCGGACCGCCACCGCCGGCATCATCCGGCGTGCATATCGTGCAGATGCTGAACTTGCTGGAACAGCACGATATTGCTGCAATGGGCTTTGGCTCTGCCGAATTGCTTCACTTGCTGGCAGAGGTCATGCGTATCGGGTTTGAGGACCGTCGCGCAGCCTCTGGCGATCCGGATTTCGTCGATGTGCCCGTGGCCCGCTACACCTCGAAGGAATATGCGCAATCCAGCCAGTCGCGCATTCGCGGAAATGGTGGCAGTACGCAGCCCCCTGCCCGGCCTGCGCATGAAAGCCGTGACACCACCCATCTGACGGTTGCAGACCGCGACGGGAATATCGTCTGCGCAACGCATACCATCAACGGCCTGTTCGGTGCCAGATATATGGTGCCCGGGACCGGGATCATCCCGAACAACTACATGCTGAACTATGACCCTCATCCCGGACATGCGCTGTCCATCGCACCGGGCAAACGGGTGCCAACCTCTATGGCGCCAATGATCGCTTTGCGTGACGGACGGCCGTGCTTTGCGCTTGGGCTGCCCGGTGCCGTGCGGATCTTCCCCTCTGCCATGCAGGCCATCAGCAATATCATCGACCACGGGATGAGCCTTCAGCAGGCGGTCGAGGCACCCCGTATCTGGACCGACGGGCACCATGTCGAGCTGGAACCGGCCTACGCTTCCATGCGGGATGTTCTGACCGACAGGGGCCATGACGTCCGGCTGGTCAAGACGATTGGCGGTGGCATGAATGCGATCGGCTTTTCGGATGACGGCATGATGACCGGTGCCGCATGCTGGCGGGCCGATGGCACTGTCATGGCGCAGGGCGGCGGGCTTGCGCGACCGGGCGTGCGTTTCAAGATTTGA
- a CDS encoding ABC transporter ATP-binding protein: MTDPVLSVRDLTVAVDTQAGPKSLVSDLSFTLSRGQTLCIAGESGSGKSITSLAVMGLLPTGVKIASGSVRLNGQELTTLPERKMRDIRGARIAMIFQEPMTSLNPVLTIGTQLAEAIRTHDPTADAKAQGLAALKAVRLSQPEQRMRQYPHELSGGMRQRVMIAMALALKPDVLIADEPTTALDVTVQREVLDLLRDLQRDTGTAVILITHDMGVVAEMADSVIVMQSSRMVETAPVARIFEAPAQAYTSSLLAAVPRMGDGSGAVPVKAEPIARLKDVQVRYDIHGGLLGRTTHRVHAVEHVSFDIRAGETFSLVGESGCGKSTIARAITGLVPHLGSITVAGHTVPQDGLSASAALRRDVQMVFQDPAAALNPRKRVGDLVAEPLAIHRIGTPTERRDRVRTLFDRVGLSADQIERYPHEFSGGQRQRICIARALALQPKLIIADESVSALDVSVQARVLDLLAELKAEFGISYLFISHDMAVVENISDRIAVMYLGQIVEAGSRAQIFGNPQHPYTRRLIEAVPVPDPSFVRPSAARMTTEVPSPVWPLGHGPDRLMLHDTGGGHLVAAGLQP; the protein is encoded by the coding sequence ATGACCGATCCGGTGCTTTCCGTTCGCGACCTGACCGTCGCAGTCGACACGCAAGCGGGCCCTAAATCGCTGGTTTCGGACCTGTCCTTCACGTTGTCGCGCGGCCAAACGCTGTGCATCGCGGGCGAATCCGGGTCCGGCAAGTCGATCACCTCACTTGCGGTGATGGGCTTGCTGCCAACGGGGGTAAAGATCGCATCCGGCTCTGTCCGACTGAACGGGCAGGAGCTGACCACCCTGCCCGAGCGTAAAATGCGTGACATTCGCGGTGCCCGCATCGCTATGATTTTTCAGGAACCGATGACGAGCCTGAACCCGGTTCTGACCATCGGAACCCAGTTGGCCGAGGCAATCCGCACTCACGATCCGACAGCCGACGCCAAGGCGCAGGGGCTTGCGGCGCTGAAAGCGGTACGGCTTTCTCAACCCGAACAGCGGATGCGGCAATACCCGCACGAACTTTCTGGCGGGATGCGGCAGCGCGTCATGATTGCAATGGCTCTGGCACTAAAGCCCGATGTGCTGATTGCGGATGAGCCGACCACGGCGCTTGATGTCACGGTTCAGCGTGAGGTTCTGGATCTTTTGCGCGACCTGCAACGCGACACAGGCACGGCGGTCATTCTGATTACGCATGATATGGGCGTCGTCGCGGAAATGGCAGACAGCGTCATCGTCATGCAATCGAGCCGGATGGTTGAAACCGCGCCAGTCGCGCGGATATTCGAAGCACCAGCCCAAGCCTATACAAGTTCCCTGCTGGCTGCCGTACCGCGCATGGGCGATGGCAGCGGCGCTGTGCCGGTCAAAGCGGAACCAATCGCACGACTGAAGGATGTGCAGGTCCGCTACGACATCCACGGCGGCCTGCTTGGGCGCACAACCCATCGCGTTCATGCCGTGGAACATGTCAGCTTCGACATCCGCGCCGGAGAGACCTTTTCACTTGTTGGCGAATCCGGCTGCGGAAAATCCACCATCGCCCGCGCAATCACCGGGCTTGTCCCGCATCTGGGCTCAATCACGGTCGCGGGGCATACCGTCCCGCAAGACGGGCTGAGCGCCAGTGCCGCGCTGCGTCGGGACGTTCAGATGGTTTTTCAGGACCCCGCAGCCGCGCTCAACCCGCGCAAGCGAGTTGGCGATCTGGTGGCAGAGCCGCTTGCCATTCACCGCATCGGCACACCGACCGAACGGCGCGACCGCGTACGAACCCTGTTTGACCGCGTCGGGCTGTCAGCCGATCAGATCGAGCGCTACCCGCACGAATTTTCCGGGGGGCAGCGCCAGCGTATCTGCATCGCACGCGCCCTCGCCCTGCAACCAAAGCTGATCATCGCGGATGAAAGCGTCTCTGCCCTGGATGTTTCCGTGCAGGCGCGGGTGCTGGACCTGCTGGCGGAGTTGAAGGCCGAATTCGGTATCAGCTATCTGTTCATCAGCCATGATATGGCAGTTGTGGAAAACATCAGCGACCGGATTGCGGTCATGTATCTTGGCCAGATCGTCGAGGCAGGCAGCCGCGCCCAGATATTCGGCAATCCGCAGCACCCCTATACCCGCCGGCTGATCGAGGCCGTGCCGGTTCCCGACCCCAGTTTTGTGCGCCCATCGGCGGCAAGGATGACAACCGAAGTCCCTAGCCCCGTATGGCCGCTCGGACATGGCCCGGACCGGCTGATGTTGCATGACACGGGCGGTGGTCATCTGGTTGCGGCAGGTTTACAACCATAG
- a CDS encoding acetamidase/formamidase family protein, translating to MCGNCNYTIHGAQHHFGWDNAIAPVQRVEPGQSVYFECMDSSAGQLGPSSTVEDLGALDFGKINPVTGPIWIEGAEPGDALKITIQQFFPTEAEGSAWGWTANIPGFGLLADQFTDPALTIWKYDAGTKEPALFGKEGRVPLKPFAGTIGCALAEPGSHSIVPPRRVGGNLDIRDLAEGTELYLPVEVAGALFSVGDTHAAQGDGEVCGTAIESPMDVALKFDLVKGANLKMPRFTTTGPVTRHLDAKGYEVTTGIGPDLMSGARDAVAGMVDHLCATRGMSAVDAYMLVSTCGDLRISEIVDMPNWVVSFYFPRAVFE from the coding sequence ATGTGCGGCAACTGTAACTACACGATCCACGGTGCGCAGCATCACTTCGGCTGGGACAACGCGATTGCACCGGTGCAGCGGGTGGAGCCGGGCCAATCGGTCTATTTCGAATGCATGGATTCATCGGCGGGCCAGCTTGGCCCGTCCTCTACCGTCGAGGACCTCGGGGCGCTCGATTTCGGCAAGATCAACCCTGTGACCGGCCCGATCTGGATCGAAGGGGCCGAACCCGGTGACGCGCTGAAAATAACCATTCAGCAGTTCTTCCCGACAGAGGCAGAGGGTTCTGCATGGGGCTGGACGGCCAACATTCCCGGTTTCGGCTTGCTGGCCGATCAGTTCACCGATCCGGCGCTGACGATCTGGAAATATGACGCGGGGACAAAGGAACCGGCGCTGTTCGGTAAGGAAGGCCGCGTGCCGTTGAAGCCCTTCGCCGGGACCATCGGCTGCGCTTTGGCCGAACCCGGATCACACTCCATCGTGCCGCCGCGCCGTGTCGGCGGAAATCTGGACATCCGCGATCTGGCTGAAGGGACAGAGCTTTACCTGCCGGTCGAGGTCGCGGGTGCGCTGTTCAGCGTCGGCGACACACATGCCGCGCAGGGCGACGGAGAGGTCTGCGGCACCGCCATCGAAAGCCCGATGGATGTCGCGCTGAAATTCGATCTGGTCAAGGGCGCCAACCTGAAGATGCCGCGCTTCACCACGACCGGCCCGGTGACGCGGCACCTGGACGCCAAAGGATATGAGGTCACGACCGGGATCGGCCCGGACCTGATGAGCGGCGCACGCGATGCGGTGGCGGGCATGGTCGATCACCTGTGTGCGACACGTGGCATGTCGGCTGTTGATGCCTATATGCTGGTCTCGACCTGCGGCGATCTGCGGATTTCGGAAATCGTGGACATGCCGAACTGGGTGGTCAGTTTCTACTTCCCACGCGCGGTCTTTGAATGA
- a CDS encoding ABC transporter substrate-binding protein — MKKLMISTALVAAMALPVAAQETLDPNATPGGSIIITYKDDVATLDPAIGYDWQNWSMIKSIFDGLMDYEPGTTNLRPGLAESYEMSEDGLTYTFKLRPGVKFHNGREMTAEDVKYSLDRVTDPETMSPGAGFFGSISGYDEAAAGEAEGLAGVTVIDPQTVQIELSRPDATFLHLMALNFASVVPKEAVDEAGADFGKNPVGTGAFKLGEWTVGQRVVLEKNADYWRDGLPYLDSITFEIGQEPVVALLRLQNGEVDVPGDGIPPAKFEEVMSDPDQAARVVEGGQLHTGYITMNVETPPFDKVEVRRAVNMALNKDRIVQMINNRAVPATQPLPPSMPGYTEGYAGIDGDIEAARQLMADAGYADGVDTELYVMNTDPNPRIAQAIQQDLSQIGINAEIRSLAQANVIEAGGNGSAPMIWSGGMAWIADFPDPSNFYGPILGCAGAEPGGWNWSKYCNQELDAAATEADSMAGEDQSEARLQAWSDVYMRVMEDAPWAPVFNEQRFTMKSERMGGYDALYVDPVSIPVNYDYVYVSE, encoded by the coding sequence ATGAAAAAACTTATGATCTCGACAGCGCTCGTCGCCGCAATGGCGCTACCGGTCGCAGCGCAGGAAACGCTTGATCCAAACGCGACGCCTGGCGGCAGCATCATCATCACCTACAAGGACGATGTGGCGACGCTGGACCCGGCCATCGGCTATGACTGGCAGAACTGGTCGATGATAAAGTCGATCTTCGACGGGCTGATGGATTACGAACCTGGCACGACGAATCTGCGCCCCGGCCTTGCCGAAAGCTATGAGATGTCCGAGGACGGGCTGACCTATACATTCAAGCTGCGCCCCGGTGTGAAGTTCCACAATGGGCGCGAGATGACGGCGGAGGATGTGAAATATTCGCTCGACCGGGTGACCGACCCGGAAACGATGTCACCGGGCGCGGGCTTCTTTGGCTCAATCAGCGGTTATGATGAAGCAGCCGCGGGAGAGGCCGAAGGGCTTGCCGGTGTGACCGTAATCGACCCGCAGACCGTTCAGATCGAGCTCAGCCGTCCGGACGCGACCTTCCTTCACCTGATGGCGCTGAACTTCGCCTCAGTGGTGCCGAAAGAGGCTGTGGACGAAGCCGGTGCCGACTTCGGCAAGAACCCGGTCGGGACCGGCGCGTTCAAGCTGGGCGAGTGGACGGTTGGCCAGCGGGTCGTTCTGGAAAAGAACGCCGATTACTGGCGCGACGGGCTGCCCTATCTGGACAGCATCACCTTCGAAATCGGGCAGGAACCTGTCGTGGCCCTGCTGCGCCTGCAGAATGGCGAGGTTGACGTCCCCGGCGACGGCATCCCGCCCGCCAAATTCGAAGAGGTGATGAGCGATCCAGATCAGGCCGCCCGCGTTGTCGAAGGCGGGCAGCTTCACACCGGCTATATCACCATGAATGTCGAAACCCCGCCCTTCGACAAGGTAGAGGTTCGTCGCGCCGTGAATATGGCGCTGAACAAAGATCGTATCGTGCAGATGATTAACAATCGCGCGGTGCCCGCCACCCAGCCGCTGCCCCCGTCGATGCCGGGCTATACCGAAGGCTATGCCGGCATCGATGGCGATATCGAAGCCGCCAGGCAATTGATGGCCGATGCGGGTTATGCGGATGGGGTGGATACCGAACTTTACGTCATGAACACCGATCCCAACCCACGCATTGCCCAAGCGATCCAGCAGGATCTTTCGCAGATCGGCATCAATGCGGAGATCCGTTCGCTGGCTCAGGCCAATGTGATCGAGGCGGGCGGCAATGGCAGCGCACCGATGATCTGGTCTGGCGGGATGGCCTGGATTGCCGACTTCCCGGACCCGTCGAATTTCTATGGACCGATCCTTGGCTGCGCGGGCGCGGAACCTGGTGGCTGGAACTGGTCGAAATACTGTAACCAAGAGCTGGACGCCGCCGCGACCGAGGCGGATTCGATGGCAGGCGAGGATCAGTCGGAGGCCCGCCTTCAGGCCTGGTCGGATGTCTATATGCGTGTCATGGAAGATGCACCCTGGGCACCTGTCTTCAACGAACAGCGCTTCACCATGAAGTCCGAGCGGATGGGCGGTTACGACGCGCTTTACGTCGATCCGGTCTCTATTCCCGTCAATTACGACTATGTCTATGTGAGTGAATAA
- a CDS encoding ABC transporter permease gives MAAYLIRRLFQSALILLGVSVITFLLLYILPADPVRQIAGRSATPEVVENIRRQLGLDQPVWVQYGNYLWGLLHGDMGRSYLQRSEVASLIAARLPATLQLMLGAILAELLIGLTLGVVAALNRGKPLDTSLMVVSFTAVSAPQFVVALLLLYVFAVKLGWFPIGGYGTLSHLVLPSVTMGIMGAGWYSRMMRSSMLDVLRADYIRTARAKGLGRARVVLRHALPNAILPVIAMIGMDIGIFMGGVVVVESVFGWPGIGQLAWQAIQRVDIPIIMGVTITSAVAIVLGNLLADLITPFIDPRIKLR, from the coding sequence ATGGCAGCTTATCTGATCCGGCGCCTTTTTCAGTCCGCGCTGATCCTGCTGGGCGTCAGCGTGATCACCTTTCTGCTGCTTTATATCCTGCCTGCCGATCCGGTGCGTCAGATCGCCGGACGCTCTGCCACGCCCGAGGTGGTAGAGAACATCCGCCGCCAGCTTGGCCTCGATCAGCCGGTCTGGGTGCAATATGGCAATTACCTGTGGGGTCTGCTGCATGGCGATATGGGTCGCAGTTATCTGCAAAGGTCAGAGGTCGCGAGCCTGATCGCCGCCCGCCTGCCCGCGACTCTGCAACTGATGCTGGGTGCCATTTTGGCCGAACTGCTGATCGGTCTTACCCTTGGCGTGGTGGCCGCGCTGAACCGGGGGAAACCGCTGGACACCTCGCTCATGGTGGTCAGCTTTACCGCCGTTTCCGCGCCGCAGTTTGTGGTCGCGCTGCTGCTGCTTTACGTCTTTGCGGTCAAGCTGGGCTGGTTCCCGATCGGCGGCTACGGAACGCTTTCGCATTTGGTGCTCCCCTCTGTCACCATGGGGATCATGGGCGCGGGCTGGTACAGCCGGATGATGCGGTCCTCCATGCTGGACGTGCTTCGCGCCGATTACATTCGCACCGCCCGCGCCAAGGGCCTTGGCCGCGCCCGCGTCGTCCTGCGCCATGCCCTGCCCAATGCGATCCTGCCTGTTATCGCCATGATCGGCATGGATATAGGCATCTTCATGGGCGGTGTCGTCGTCGTCGAAAGCGTCTTTGGCTGGCCAGGCATCGGTCAGCTTGCCTGGCAGGCGATCCAGCGGGTCGACATCCCGATCATCATGGGCGTCACCATCACCTCGGCCGTGGCCATCGTACTGGGCAACCTGCTGGCCGATCTCATCACCCCATTCATAGATCCGCGCATCAAGCTGCGGTAA
- a CDS encoding ABC transporter permease encodes MTDTTTPMTPAPFAPPVERGAFARLLRRPLAVLGLLLILVIVGAAIAAPWLASYPPDQQNFDGLTLEGAPMPPGGPWLMGTDLLGRDLFSRLLYGARTSLIIGIIANGIAVGLGTVVGLTAGWVRGWVGTVLMRFTDLMMAFPALLLAICLAAIFRPSLWIVALVIAMVNWVQTARVVYTETTALTERDFIAAERTLGASGARILWHHLLPHLWPTIIVWATLGISTTVLLEATLSYLGVGVQPPTPSWGNIIFENQTYFQSAPWLVFIPGAAILLLALAFNLVGDALREVLDPTQRGRR; translated from the coding sequence ATGACTGATACCACCACGCCGATGACTCCCGCCCCATTTGCGCCACCGGTCGAACGCGGCGCATTCGCAAGGCTGCTGCGCCGGCCGCTTGCTGTACTGGGGCTGCTGCTGATCCTTGTGATCGTCGGTGCGGCCATCGCGGCACCGTGGCTCGCAAGCTATCCGCCGGATCAGCAGAATTTCGACGGGCTGACGCTGGAAGGCGCGCCGATGCCGCCGGGCGGACCGTGGCTGATGGGGACTGATCTGCTGGGCCGCGACTTGTTTTCGCGACTGCTTTATGGGGCGCGGACCTCGCTGATTATCGGGATCATCGCAAACGGAATTGCGGTTGGGCTTGGCACCGTGGTCGGGCTTACGGCGGGATGGGTGCGTGGATGGGTCGGCACGGTACTGATGCGCTTCACCGATCTCATGATGGCGTTCCCTGCCCTGCTGCTGGCGATTTGCCTTGCCGCGATCTTCCGGCCTTCGCTTTGGATCGTGGCGCTTGTCATCGCGATGGTGAACTGGGTTCAGACCGCCCGCGTCGTTTACACCGAAACAACCGCTCTTACCGAACGCGACTTTATCGCGGCAGAGCGCACCTTGGGCGCATCGGGTGCACGCATCTTGTGGCACCATCTGCTGCCGCATCTGTGGCCGACGATCATCGTCTGGGCAACGCTGGGGATTTCAACCACCGTGCTGCTGGAAGCGACGCTGTCCTATCTGGGTGTGGGTGTTCAGCCACCGACACCAAGTTGGGGAAATATCATCTTCGAGAACCAGACCTATTTTCAATCAGCGCCCTGGCTGGTCTTTATACCCGGCGCCGCGATTCTGCTGCTGGCACTTGCCTTCAATCTGGTCGGCGATGCACTTCGCGAAGTCCTCGACCCGACGCAAAGGGGGCGGCGCTGA
- a CDS encoding ANTAR domain-containing response regulator — protein sequence MSGRVRILDLAGARAAILHRPHGNVSAIERQLRAIGLSVESHWPELPPDLSVDFLFFDVDMGFDTQFAWKPGESPMPMIALIGSEAPGRIEWSLSHGAHAQLLKPVGDNGVYSALLIARAAFEAHHRSASRIEELRERLSARETVVRAVMALMAQGMSDEVAFASLRRMATDRRESFEAAAARIIARHDHPKSNGSGS from the coding sequence ATGAGCGGGCGCGTCCGCATTCTTGATCTGGCAGGGGCAAGGGCCGCCATCCTGCACCGCCCCCACGGCAATGTCTCGGCCATTGAAAGGCAGCTTCGCGCGATTGGCCTTTCCGTCGAATCCCACTGGCCAGAACTGCCACCGGACCTTTCCGTCGATTTTCTGTTTTTCGACGTCGATATGGGTTTTGACACGCAGTTTGCATGGAAGCCGGGGGAAAGTCCGATGCCCATGATCGCGTTGATCGGCTCGGAAGCGCCTGGCCGGATCGAATGGTCGCTGTCGCATGGCGCCCATGCGCAATTGTTGAAGCCGGTCGGTGATAATGGGGTCTATTCGGCGCTGCTGATCGCCCGTGCCGCGTTCGAGGCTCATCACCGCTCTGCCAGCAGGATTGAAGAGTTGAGGGAACGGCTGTCTGCCCGCGAAACCGTCGTGCGTGCCGTCATGGCCCTGATGGCGCAGGGTATGAGCGACGAGGTCGCATTTGCCAGCCTGCGCCGCATGGCAACCGACCGCCGGGAAAGCTTCGAGGCCGCGGCGGCGCGGATCATCGCCCGCCATGACCACCCCAAAAGCAACGGAAGCGGTTCATGA
- a CDS encoding transporter substrate-binding protein, whose amino-acid sequence MKRRIEIGILLSRTGGYAAISNASFTGAMNAIRKVNEDPAFAIELSPVVRDPEGQIDLYAPQCKSILKDSTARHILGCVTSWSRKEVLPVLERADATLWYAVPYEGFEASDHVVYMHACPNQHLLPLLDWAMPRFGKRMHLVASNYIWGWEINRLAREVVTTSGGEITGERHLSLGETGVEDMVDEIIEIRPDFIMNSLIGPSQYSFVKALKARMPGLPILSCNLTECELPLMGEAADGLIAAGPYFHAPGLDFANSHEAAAYASTMEMARLFHAHPGGENLPLADLLALDNGAGPIDAQTHHTALPALIAKAEGGRFVVQQSLPARPGDPYLTRPERHHRRPSLRIVT is encoded by the coding sequence ATGAAACGACGGATCGAAATCGGTATTCTGCTGTCCCGCACAGGCGGCTACGCGGCAATTTCGAATGCCAGTTTCACCGGCGCAATGAACGCGATACGCAAAGTGAATGAGGATCCCGCATTCGCTATCGAACTTTCCCCGGTCGTGCGTGACCCGGAAGGTCAGATCGACCTATATGCTCCACAATGCAAAAGCATCCTGAAAGACAGCACTGCGCGACACATCCTTGGTTGTGTCACATCGTGGAGCCGTAAGGAAGTTCTGCCGGTGCTGGAACGCGCCGACGCGACGCTTTGGTATGCAGTCCCCTATGAAGGGTTCGAGGCATCGGATCATGTCGTCTACATGCACGCCTGTCCGAACCAGCATTTGCTGCCTTTGCTGGACTGGGCCATGCCGCGCTTCGGCAAAAGGATGCACCTTGTCGCGTCAAACTATATCTGGGGATGGGAGATCAACCGGCTGGCCAGAGAGGTTGTCACGACGTCCGGCGGCGAAATCACCGGCGAGCGGCATCTTTCGCTTGGTGAGACGGGCGTCGAGGACATGGTCGATGAGATCATCGAGATCCGGCCTGACTTCATCATGAACTCTCTGATCGGGCCGTCGCAATATTCATTCGTCAAGGCGCTGAAGGCGCGTATGCCGGGCCTGCCGATCCTGTCGTGCAATCTGACCGAATGCGAATTACCCCTGATGGGCGAGGCCGCCGATGGTTTGATCGCAGCAGGGCCCTATTTCCATGCACCGGGTCTCGATTTTGCCAATTCACATGAGGCAGCGGCCTATGCCTCGACCATGGAAATGGCCCGCCTTTTCCACGCGCATCCGGGCGGTGAAAACCTGCCGCTTGCCGACCTTCTGGCACTGGATAACGGCGCGGGGCCGATAGACGCACAAACACATCACACGGCACTGCCCGCACTGATTGCCAAGGCGGAAGGCGGTCGTTTCGTTGTTCAGCAAAGCTTGCCCGCCAGACCCGGCGACCCCTATCTGACCCGACCAGAGCGACATCATCGTCGGCCCAGCCTTCGGATCGTGACATGA